The following coding sequences are from one Zalophus californianus isolate mZalCal1 chromosome 5, mZalCal1.pri.v2, whole genome shotgun sequence window:
- the LOC113928625 gene encoding olfactory receptor 56-like, giving the protein MDKRNESSNMDFILLGLFPGIKHINVLISAILLIYTVALTTNFILILLIWVDSHLHTPMYFLLSQLALMDLTLISSTVPKMAVDFFSGKRNISQVACGTQIFFFLTLGVAECILITLMAFDRYVAICNPLRYTLIMSQKVCLQMATISWAGGALISLMHTAYAMHFPICGSREISHFLCEVMAILKLACEDISAYEKAVVMTSIVVLLIPLSFIMSSYALIFLAVLRMNSLEGRNKALATCSSHLTVVSLYFGPAMLVYMRPTSYHSPKLDQVLFILGAILTPMMNPLIYSLRNKEVVGALKNMLGCCLTSN; this is encoded by the coding sequence ATGGATAAAAGAAATGAGTCTTCAAATATGGATTTTATCCTCTTGGGCCTCTTCCCTGGTATAAAACATATCAACGTCCTTATCTCTGCCATCCTTCTGATCTACACTGTGGCTCTAACAACAAATTTCATCCTTATTCTCCTGATCTGGGTGGATTCTCACCTCCACACACCCATGTACTTTCTGCTCAGCCAACTGGCTCTCATGGACCTGACTTTAATCTCTAGCACTGTACCCAAGATGGCAGTTGACTTCTTCTCAGGGAAGAGAAATATATCACAGGTGGCCTGTGGAACTcagatctttttcttcttgactCTAGGAGTTGCTGAGTGTATCCTCATCACCCTCATGGCCTTTGACCGATATGTGGCCATTTGCAACCCTCTGAGATACACCCTGATCATGAGTCAGAAAGTATGTCTGCAGATGGCTACAATTTCCTGGGCTGGAGGTGCCCTTATATCACTCATGCACACAGCATATGCTATGCATTTCCCCATCTGTGGTTCTAGAGAGATTTCCCATTTCCTCTGTGAGGTCATGGCCATCCTAAAATTGGCCTGTGAGGACATATCTGCTTATGAGAAGGCAGTAGTAATGACAAGCATTGTGGTGCTCCTCATTCCTTTGTCCTTTATCATGTCCTCTTATGCTCTCATTTTCTTAGCTGTCCTCCGCATGAACTCCCTGGAGGGCAGGAATAAAGCCCTGGCCACCTGTTCCTCCCACCTGACTGTGGTGAGCCTATACTTTGGTCCAGCCATGCTGGTCTACATGAGGCCTACTTCTTACCATAGTCCCAAGCTGGACCAGGTTCTCTTTATTCTTGGTGCCATCCTCACTCCCATGATGAACCCCCTCATATATAGTCTGAGGAACAAGGAGGTGGTGGGAGCTCTGAAAAACATGCTGGGATGCTGCCTAACCTCAAATTAG